TCCCTCCCATGATCAGTTACGGCCTGCCGGTGCAACAGGGACAAAGGACCTATTAATCCGTAGAGCTGCCATCCTGGCTGGGAGGTACGACGACGGTCGGGCACGGAAGGTGGGTCAGTACACCATGGGTTGTGGAGCCAAGGACCAGGCGGGCGAAGCCGCCCCGGCCATGGCTGCCCATGACCAGCATCCGGGCACCAGAGGCAGCATCGGTGAGGGCACGGACCGGTTCCTTGCCGGGTTCGAGCACTTTGTGAACAACCAGGTCCGGGTAGGTGCTGCGGAGGCCCGCAACCGTTTCGGACAAGATGACGCGTTCCTGCTCATCCATCAGTTCCGCCAGCTCGGCCGGTGCCAGCCCCGCGTCGCTGACCGGGTCCGGAGCCTGATAGGCGTGGAGGACGGTGAGTTCCTCCCCTTCCCTGTCCGCCTCCGCGGCGGCGAACTCGACCGCACGCAGCGAAAGTTCGGAGCCGTCGGCGCCCACCACGATGCCGCTCCCGCCATCCGCGTCAGCAGTACCGACCACTGCGAGAGGAGCCGGTGTAACTCCTGCGATCTGCAGGGCCCTGTCGGTAAGGGTGCCGCCAAGATGCGGACTTCCGGAACCGACCACCACGAGCCCGACGTTCGGGCCGTAATGGCCCAGTGCGCCGGCGACGCTGCCGGTCAGCAGCTCGGTGGTGGCATCGATACCGAATTGCCCGCTCACCCGGGAGGCGGCCGACGCCAGCAGCTCCTCTCCGGCCTTCCGGAGCTGTTTGTTCCACGTAGCGGGGTTCAACGACCAGTGGTCGTCGGCCACATGGAGGATGACCAACGGCACATGGTGCTTGCGGGCCCGTGAAGCGGCCCACCCAAGGGCCGCTTCACTTTGTGGAGAATCCTTGACGGCCACAACGATTGGGTTGGTGGTGCTCATGGCGATGCTTCTTTCTTCTGTCCGGCCGCGCCCGGCCGCGCCCGGCCGCGTCCTGCCGCGTTAGGAATGCATGGACCTCACGAGGCAGGTGCCTGCCGACCCATAGTGTCCTGGGCTACAGGCCACACCACCCGCGTTTGCCACGTGGCGGGGTCCGGTTCCCTGACCGGATCGCTGAGGTAGAACTCCCACATGGTGTCTGAAGGCGTCTTGCCCTCTGCGCTCATTCGCTCAACGATGAGCGCGTAGGTTTTTTCGAGGGTGTCGTACGGGCCCCGATGGATGGCCTCGAAAGCTTCGGACTCAGGCAGTTTGCTGGCTGCCACGTCGCTGGTACCCGTGAAGTTGGGGGTGATCGGAAACCCGGCTTCCACATCAACGGTGTCCGTCGGCATGCCGTGATACATGGCAAAAGGCGGGCCAACAGGGCTTGCATGCTGGGCCTGCGCCGCTGCCATGACGGCACCGAAGGCCCGGCCGAAAAAGTCGGTAAGTCCGGTCATTGCCACGCGCTCGCGGACCACTGCAGTGTGCTGCTCCGGGGACGTGATGGGCCGGGGCTGGGGTTCGATGGTAGCCATAACACCAGAATCGCCTCACAGCCTGCCCGGCGGCAGGGCCAAAGGACCCTAAGCCACGGGTAGGGAGCCCCGGTGCCGTGGCGCTGGTGCTCACAACGCCCTGGCCAGGCTTCGCCGGAGCAGCCAGGTTCCCAGGACCAACAGACCCGCAGCCATCGCTGCCAGGACTCCCAGGTGCGGAAGGATGTCCTGCAAGGCCGCTTCGTGCCGCTGGACCTCAGCGATGGCATCGTAGGCCCAGCGGTGCGGAGTGAAGCGTGACACCGCAGCCATCGGTTCGGAAAAGAACTCAGGCGGCACCATGCAACCGCCCAAGCCGGCCACCACCAATCCCAAACCTATGCCCACACCGGTTGCGGCGCCGTCGTGGTCCAGCATCGAGCCGACCACCATCGCAGCTGCCGCGGCCACAAGGCTGAAGACGCCGACCACCAGCATCGCGAGCCACAAGTTCCCCCAGTCAACTCCGAACAGCAGGGCGGTACCCAGCAGGATATAGACGCCTTGGACCCCTGCGATGGCGAATCTGCCCAAGGCCAGTCCCGTCATGGTCCGGGCGGCGGTCACCGGCGCCGCCAAGGCGCGGGAGATCACGCCGTAGCGGCGCGCCTGGATCAGGGCGGCCGCGCCTGTCAGGGAGCTGAGGAAGACAAACAGCAGCAGTTGTTGGGCAGCGCCAAGGTCGAACCGGCCCAGGCCCCGGAACTCCGAGGAGACACCGCCGGATTCCATCACCTGCACCGTGGGTTCAACGGCGGAGGTTTTGGCACGTGCCAGGGCCGAGCGCGCGGCGTCCTCCGTCACGCCGCCGTCCATGAGCGCCCGTAATTGCAGCTGCGTCCTGCCCAGGTCCCGGACTGTTGCCCGCAAAGCCTGCAAAGCGGTCTGCCCTGAAGCATCGGGCGCGGCGAGAACCTCAAGTTCCACCGGTCCGGCGTCGTCATAGGCTTTCCCGGCCTGCTCGCTGATGAAAAGTCCGACGTCGGTGCTGCCGCGGCTTACGTCGCGGCGAACCGCGGACGCCGCGTCCGGGCGGACGGTGAGGCCTTCTGCCTTGAGTCGGTCCGTGAGGTCGCGGGCCAGGGGCGTGCCCTCGCCCCCTGCCACAGCCACTATTGGTCCCGCGGACCCCACCCCGAACTGGATTCCCAGCAGGAGGATCAGCATCAGGGGAAAAATGAAGACGAAGAAGATGTTGGACCGATCCCGGAAGAACCGCCTCAGCTCCACACCGGCAATGGCCAGCACGGGGTTCATTGCGCCGCGCTCCGATCGGGAATGAATCGGGAGAGGAGCGTACAGGCAGCGGCAAAGATCCACATGACGCCAAGGGGTCCCAGGACGTCCCCGATTCCGCCGCCCCCGGCTGATATTCCCAGCCCGCGGATGAAAGCCCCCACTGGATTCAACTCCAGCACCGTTGCCAAGAACCCCGTGGATTGAAGGGGAAAGAAGGCGCCGCCTGCGATTCCCAGGACCATGGCAATAATTGACTGGGCTACGTTGGCTTGTTCAGCCGAACGGACCAGCCGCACCACGATGAAGGTCAGGCTGGTAGCCGCTGCTGCAGCCGACATGACCAGCAACCCCACCACTACCGGAGAACCGAAAGCCACCCCGAAGAACACCATGCCGCTGGTGAGCAGGACCGTGCTGGCGGCTACCCCCAGCAGGAACCCGACCACGGCCTTGGACGCCGTGATGGTCCATGGGGGGACCGCGACGGACCTGATCCGGGCAAACGTTCCTTGTTCCTTTTCCACCAACAGCCCCACTACGCCAAAACCCACAGTGAACAGCAGGAACAACCCGGTTTGTCCGGCCACGAGCGAGGCGCTGAGGGGTAGTTGCTCCGTGGGTGCCGTAGATTCCTTGAGCGCCATCAGCGGTGAGGCAGCCGCCGTCGACCGTGCGAGGTCGCTTGCTGCGGCTGGGGAGAGGCCGGCGATCCGGCCTGCTGATGCGGTGAGGGAGGCGGCATGGAGTTCGTTGACGACCTCCTTGACTACGGAGATGAGCACATCGGTTTCCAGTGAGGGGGTGGAGCCCCTCGTGAGCTGGAGGGTAGCGGCCCTTCCGGTTGTCAGTGACTCGGTGAAATCCTTCGGGATGACAATACCGAGTGAACTCCCGCCGTCAAGGGTGGTCCGGGCGACGTCGCCGGGTGCCACCCGCTGAACGGAAACCTCCAACGCAGGCGAGGAGACCAAGGACTCCAGGACAGCATCGCCCAGCGGCCCTTCGTCCTCGACGCCGGCGATGACGGTCACGGGCTTGAGGGCCGGACCGTCGTCGCCCAAGCCCCCGAAAGCCAGGTTGAGCACGGTCATCAATGCCACGGGCACCAAGAGGCCGAATATCAGGACTGATTTGTCCCTGAGCCGTTGCTTGAGGTCGTTGGCCACCAGGGCCGTGAGTGCGTTCACGTCAATCCCTGAGTGCCTTCCCCGTGAGATGGAGGAAAACTGATTCGAGATCCGGCCTGGACACTTGGACGGACGTGACATGCATGCCGGCCGTTGCAGCTCCCGTCACGATCGAGGCGAGAATGCGGGGCCCGTCGGAAACCGTCAGGGTCAAGCCTGAGGTCCCCATCGGGCTTATCCGTTTGACGCCCAGTATCCCTCTGATGGCCTGGGCCGCTGCCGCCATATCCCCGGTGCCTTCCAGATCGATGCGGTCAGCTCCACCGGTCAGGGTGATGAGTTCGTCGCTGCTGCCTTCCGCCTGAACGCTGCCCTGGTCAAGGATGGCTATTCGGTCGCAGAGGCGTTGGGCCTCTTCCATGTAATGGGTGGTATACAGCACGGCAGTGCCTGCGGCGGACAGTCGATGCACGGCGTCCAGGATGGAATTGCGGGATTGCGGGTCGACGCCCACCGTCGGCTCATCCAGGATCAGCAAATGCGGACGGTGCAGCAGTCCGATCCCGATGTTCAGCCGCCGCTTCATGCCGCCCGAGAACTTCTTGGTTTGCTCCTTGGCCCGGTCGCTCAAGCCGAGAAGATCCAGGACTACGGTGACCCGGGCCTCCCGCTCCTTACCGCGCAGCCCTTGCAACCTGCCGAAGAAGTGCAGGTTCTCCCGGGCGCTGAGGTCCGGATAGATGGCAAGCTCCTGCGGTACCAGCCCGATGTTCCGCTTGGCCTGGATGCTTGAGGGGGACATGGCGGTGCCGGCAACGTCCACGCTGCCGGCGTCGGGAGGGAAAAGTCCGGCAACCATGGAAATAATGGTGGTCTTCCCGGCACCGTTCGGCCCCAGGAGGCCGAACGTCTCACCCGGGCGGATCTCAAACGATACGTCGTTGACCGCCGTGACGTCGCCGAATTTCTTGACCAGGTGGCTGACCGTCAGGACTCTGTCCGTGATGGTGGTGGTCGTTCCGCCAGTCACCATGGAACCTATTCCAGGCCTGCCCTGGTGGCCTCGTTGAGCGGAGTGTCGAACGAGTTGGTTGCGCTCAG
Above is a genomic segment from Paenarthrobacter ureafaciens containing:
- a CDS encoding universal stress protein; its protein translation is MSTTNPIVVAVKDSPQSEAALGWAASRARKHHVPLVILHVADDHWSLNPATWNKQLRKAGEELLASAASRVSGQFGIDATTELLTGSVAGALGHYGPNVGLVVVGSGSPHLGGTLTDRALQIAGVTPAPLAVVGTADADGGSGIVVGADGSELSLRAVEFAAAEADREGEELTVLHAYQAPDPVSDAGLAPAELAELMDEQERVILSETVAGLRSTYPDLVVHKVLEPGKEPVRALTDAASGARMLVMGSHGRGGFARLVLGSTTHGVLTHLPCPTVVVPPSQDGSSTD
- a CDS encoding GyrI-like domain-containing protein, with product MATIEPQPRPITSPEQHTAVVRERVAMTGLTDFFGRAFGAVMAAAQAQHASPVGPPFAMYHGMPTDTVDVEAGFPITPNFTGTSDVAASKLPESEAFEAIHRGPYDTLEKTYALIVERMSAEGKTPSDTMWEFYLSDPVREPDPATWQTRVVWPVAQDTMGRQAPAS
- a CDS encoding ABC transporter permease, whose product is MNPVLAIAGVELRRFFRDRSNIFFVFIFPLMLILLLGIQFGVGSAGPIVAVAGGEGTPLARDLTDRLKAEGLTVRPDAASAVRRDVSRGSTDVGLFISEQAGKAYDDAGPVELEVLAAPDASGQTALQALRATVRDLGRTQLQLRALMDGGVTEDAARSALARAKTSAVEPTVQVMESGGVSSEFRGLGRFDLGAAQQLLLFVFLSSLTGAAALIQARRYGVISRALAAPVTAARTMTGLALGRFAIAGVQGVYILLGTALLFGVDWGNLWLAMLVVGVFSLVAAAAAMVVGSMLDHDGAATGVGIGLGLVVAGLGGCMVPPEFFSEPMAAVSRFTPHRWAYDAIAEVQRHEAALQDILPHLGVLAAMAAGLLVLGTWLLRRSLARAL
- a CDS encoding ABC transporter permease, with protein sequence MNALTALVANDLKQRLRDKSVLIFGLLVPVALMTVLNLAFGGLGDDGPALKPVTVIAGVEDEGPLGDAVLESLVSSPALEVSVQRVAPGDVARTTLDGGSSLGIVIPKDFTESLTTGRAATLQLTRGSTPSLETDVLISVVKEVVNELHAASLTASAGRIAGLSPAAASDLARSTAAASPLMALKESTAPTEQLPLSASLVAGQTGLFLLFTVGFGVVGLLVEKEQGTFARIRSVAVPPWTITASKAVVGFLLGVAASTVLLTSGMVFFGVAFGSPVVVGLLVMSAAAAATSLTFIVVRLVRSAEQANVAQSIIAMVLGIAGGAFFPLQSTGFLATVLELNPVGAFIRGLGISAGGGGIGDVLGPLGVMWIFAAACTLLSRFIPDRSAAQ
- a CDS encoding ABC transporter ATP-binding protein; protein product: MTGGTTTTITDRVLTVSHLVKKFGDVTAVNDVSFEIRPGETFGLLGPNGAGKTTIISMVAGLFPPDAGSVDVAGTAMSPSSIQAKRNIGLVPQELAIYPDLSARENLHFFGRLQGLRGKEREARVTVVLDLLGLSDRAKEQTKKFSGGMKRRLNIGIGLLHRPHLLILDEPTVGVDPQSRNSILDAVHRLSAAGTAVLYTTHYMEEAQRLCDRIAILDQGSVQAEGSSDELITLTGGADRIDLEGTGDMAAAAQAIRGILGVKRISPMGTSGLTLTVSDGPRILASIVTGAATAGMHVTSVQVSRPDLESVFLHLTGKALRD